Proteins from a single region of Thunnus albacares chromosome 16, fThuAlb1.1, whole genome shotgun sequence:
- the tmem121ab gene encoding transmembrane protein 121Ab: MVLPPPDKRHVCLTTIVIMTSMAFMDAYLVEQNQGPRKIGVCIIVLVGDVCFLIVLRYVAVWVGAEVRTARRGYAMILWFLYIFVLEIKLYFVFQNCKADRKSLETVARKALTLLLSVCVPGLYLVLVALDSMEYVRTFRKKEDMRSRLFWVALDLLDLLDIQANLWEPQRTGLPIWAEGLMFFYCYILLLILPCVSLSEISMQGEHMSPQKMMLYPVLSLVTINVVTILIRGVNMVLFQDSRVSTIFVGKNVVAIATKASTFLEYRRQVKEFPHPQNAMALELQQNSVSHTQPLPNATSLPHEPSPAQDAIDT, translated from the coding sequence ATGGTGTTGCCGCCTCCAGACAAACGCCACGTGTGCCTGACCACTATTGTCATCATGACCAGCATGGCCTTCATGGACGCCTACCTGGTGGAGCAGAACCAGGGTCCCAGGAAGATCGGTGTGTGTATCATAGTGCTGGTAGGGGATGTATGCTTCCTCATAGTGCTGCGATATGTGGCAGTGTGGGTCGGCGCCGAGGTGCGCACCGCCCGACGAGGATACGCCATGATCCTCTGGTTTCTGTACATCTTTGTGCTGGAGATCAAGCTCTACTTTGTCTTTCAGAATTGCAAAGCTGACAGGAAGAGTCTGGAGACGGTGGCCCGGAAGGCTTTGACGTTAttattatctgtgtgtgtgccaggtTTATACTTGGTTCTAGTGGCTTTGGATAGTATGGAATATGTGAGAACTTTCCGGAAGAAGGAGGACATGAGGAGCCGTCTGTTCTGGGTAGCTCTGGACCTACTGGACCTGCTGGATATCCAGGCCAACTTGTGGGAGCCCCAGCGGACAGGCCTGCCCATCTGGGCCGAGGGCCTGATGTTCTTCTACTGCTACATCCTGCTGCTCATTCTGCCCTGCGTGTCGCTCAGTGAAATCAGCATGCAGGGGGAGCACATGTCGCCCCAGAAGATGATGCTGTACCCAGTCCTGAGCCTGGTCACCATAAACGTGGTCACCATCCTCATACGAGGTGTAAACATGGTGTTGTTTCAGGACAGCCGTGTTTCTACCATCTTTGTCGGCAAGAATGTTGTGGCTATTGCTACCAAGGCGTCCACCTTCCTGGAGTACCGCAGGCAGGTGAAGGAGTTCCCACATCCGCAAAACGCCATGGCgctagagctgcaacagaaCTCTGTCAGCCACACTCAGCCGCTGCCCAATGCCACCAGTTTG